In Horticoccus luteus, the following proteins share a genomic window:
- a CDS encoding DUF4142 domain-containing protein, with the protein MKLIPLLSLGLGALALSAHAESKVSDAQIAAIVVTANQVDVDAGQLAQDKATDPAVKQFASTMVTDHTAVNKSAVALVTKLKVTPQDNETSRALKAGGEKNLTDLRKLNGHAFDQAYVDHEVDYHEQVIAAIDDVLIPSAENAELKALLIKVRPAFVEHLAHARHLQAALK; encoded by the coding sequence ATGAAACTCATTCCTCTCCTCTCCTTGGGCCTCGGGGCGCTCGCGCTCTCTGCTCATGCCGAATCCAAAGTCTCCGATGCGCAAATCGCCGCGATCGTGGTCACCGCTAATCAGGTGGATGTCGACGCAGGTCAACTAGCGCAGGACAAAGCCACCGATCCCGCCGTAAAGCAATTTGCCTCCACCATGGTCACCGACCATACCGCCGTAAACAAGAGCGCGGTGGCTCTCGTGACCAAGCTCAAAGTAACCCCGCAGGACAATGAGACCAGTCGCGCGCTCAAGGCCGGCGGCGAGAAGAACCTCACGGACCTCCGCAAACTCAATGGGCACGCTTTCGATCAAGCTTATGTCGACCACGAAGTAGACTACCATGAACAGGTCATTGCCGCGATTGACGACGTGCTGATCCCCAGCGCCGAAAACGCCGAATTGAAGGCCCTGCTGATTAAAGTCCGCCCCGCATTCGTCGAGCACCTCGCTCATGCTCGTCATCTCCAAGCCGCCCTCAAATAA
- a CDS encoding TAXI family TRAP transporter solute-binding subunit → MTSTPSKSRVPLAAALTETFGFSPLIASCLAVALLAILASAVVWLVLSAPPRRLTITSGPAGSSFQRYAERYKEQLAKHGVTLEIRPSGGSLDNLQRLAAADSGVDIGFVQGGLTQGKAPAGLRSLGSVAYQPLWVFYRGEARITRLSALAGKRIGVDASGSGTHALALALLQANGITGKSTVLVDEAAEMAATDLLAGKLDAVFLMGDSAPLQILRTLIRAPGVQLFNFVQADAYTRRYAYLNKIILPEGSIDLGTDLPAQDVALVGPTVELIARAGLNSAISDLLLGTAQEVHAKAGLLQKQGEFPAPIAQEFPLSDDAVRFYKSGKGWLYQTISSFWLASLLNRLLVVIVPLILVLVPTLRFLPVVYRWRILLRIYRCYRPLLRLERESQAVLTDEQRGALLNRLDDIEHTVDGLKVPASFANQFYDLHHHIAFVRARLKGVAWLGAGQTGRGPGRVT, encoded by the coding sequence ATGACCTCTACGCCGTCGAAATCCCGGGTGCCGCTTGCGGCGGCGTTGACCGAGACGTTTGGTTTCAGCCCGTTGATCGCCTCGTGCCTGGCGGTGGCCCTGCTCGCGATTCTGGCCAGTGCCGTCGTCTGGCTCGTGCTCTCGGCGCCGCCGCGGCGATTGACGATCACGAGCGGACCGGCGGGCAGTTCGTTTCAACGCTATGCGGAACGTTACAAGGAGCAGCTCGCGAAACACGGTGTGACGTTGGAGATTCGCCCGTCGGGCGGCTCGCTGGACAATCTGCAACGGCTCGCGGCTGCGGACTCGGGCGTTGATATCGGTTTCGTGCAAGGCGGGCTCACCCAAGGCAAGGCACCGGCGGGTTTGCGATCGCTCGGCAGCGTGGCTTATCAACCTTTGTGGGTGTTTTATCGCGGCGAGGCCCGGATCACCCGGCTGTCGGCGCTGGCGGGCAAACGCATCGGGGTCGATGCCAGCGGCAGCGGTACCCATGCGCTGGCGCTCGCCTTGCTCCAAGCGAATGGCATCACGGGCAAGAGCACGGTGCTGGTCGACGAGGCGGCGGAGATGGCGGCAACCGATCTGCTCGCGGGAAAACTTGATGCCGTGTTTCTCATGGGCGATTCCGCGCCCTTGCAGATTCTGCGCACACTCATCCGCGCGCCGGGGGTCCAGTTGTTTAATTTCGTGCAGGCGGATGCGTATACCCGCCGCTACGCCTACCTGAACAAGATCATTCTACCCGAGGGCTCGATCGATCTGGGGACGGACTTGCCGGCGCAAGATGTGGCGCTGGTGGGGCCGACGGTGGAGCTGATTGCCCGCGCAGGACTCAATTCGGCGATTTCGGATCTGCTGCTGGGCACGGCCCAAGAGGTGCACGCCAAGGCCGGGCTGTTGCAGAAGCAGGGCGAGTTTCCCGCGCCGATCGCGCAGGAGTTTCCTCTGAGCGATGATGCGGTGAGATTTTATAAATCGGGCAAGGGTTGGCTTTATCAGACGATCAGTTCGTTCTGGCTGGCCAGTCTGCTGAACCGGCTGCTCGTGGTGATCGTGCCGCTGATTTTGGTGCTGGTGCCGACGTTGCGTTTCCTGCCGGTGGTCTATCGCTGGCGGATTCTTTTGCGCATCTATCGATGCTACCGGCCACTGCTGCGGCTCGAACGCGAATCGCAGGCGGTGCTGACCGACGAACAACGCGGCGCGCTGTTGAACCGGCTCGACGACATCGAACACACCGTGGACGGCCTCAAGGTGCCGGCCTCGTTTGCGAATCAGTTCTACGATTTACACCACCACATCGCGTTCGTGCGGGCGCGGCTGAAGGGCGTGGCGTGGCTGGGCGCCGGACAAACCGGACGGGGCCCGGGGCGCGTTACTTGA
- a CDS encoding phytanoyl-CoA dioxygenase family protein: protein MPPSAFEEERDLSFQPAVNASPRALTQEQIAFYNERGYIKPLDAYTPAQADQNRAYFDDLLRKVQAARSDLDSYSINGFHLCCAGLYDIVTHPLILDHVQDLIGPDVICWGTHFFCKQPHDPRKVAWHQDASYWPFTPARTVTVWLAIDDADRDNAAMMFLPDTHRRGHLKWRSVAKDQAVLNQEIENANQLGEPVYDELKAGQFSLHADMLAHGSEPNHSARRRCGLTIRYCPPTVRALNPGWSKGAILCRGSSTADGWTYNARPVGENINLHLQAIGAN, encoded by the coding sequence ATGCCCCCAAGTGCCTTTGAGGAAGAACGCGATCTGAGTTTTCAACCGGCGGTCAACGCCTCCCCTCGCGCGCTCACGCAGGAGCAGATCGCGTTCTATAACGAACGCGGTTACATCAAACCGCTCGACGCTTACACGCCCGCGCAAGCCGACCAGAATCGCGCCTACTTCGACGATCTCCTCCGCAAAGTGCAGGCCGCTCGCTCCGATCTCGATTCCTATTCCATCAACGGCTTCCACCTCTGCTGCGCCGGGCTCTACGACATCGTGACGCATCCCCTGATCCTCGACCACGTGCAGGACCTGATCGGCCCGGACGTGATTTGCTGGGGCACGCACTTCTTCTGCAAACAGCCGCATGATCCGCGCAAGGTCGCGTGGCACCAGGACGCCTCCTACTGGCCCTTCACGCCCGCGCGCACCGTCACCGTCTGGCTGGCGATCGACGACGCCGATCGCGACAACGCCGCGATGATGTTCCTCCCCGACACGCACCGCCGCGGCCATTTGAAGTGGCGCTCCGTTGCGAAGGATCAAGCGGTGCTGAATCAAGAAATCGAAAACGCGAACCAGCTCGGCGAGCCTGTCTACGACGAATTGAAAGCCGGCCAGTTTTCGCTTCACGCCGACATGCTAGCGCACGGCTCCGAACCCAATCACTCCGCTCGCCGCCGCTGCGGCCTGACGATTCGCTACTGTCCTCCAACCGTGCGTGCGTTGAACCCCGGCTGGTCCAAGGGCGCGATTCTCTGCCGTGGCTCCAGCACCGCTGACGGCTGGACGTACAACGCCCGTCCCGTGGGAGAAAATATCAACCTCCACCTCCAAGCCATCGGCGCGAACTGA
- a CDS encoding AI-2E family transporter — protein MSEAAISHRGPPSLGRFAAYVGVTCAIVALFALSWMLRDVCLIAFGALVFAVAIRALASPLHRRLHVPEGLSVGIVVVLLVALALGLSWLFGRQIAAQLEGLGQRLPQAVTDLRAWVAQLPGGEFILSRVSSVTDGGEGGGGNALAGVQKFLALGATTLGHAVIMFFGGVFMAASPAVYRDGAVRLFPVGYRKKLHGALMGSGEALRKWLVGQLVSMICVGTLTGVGLAVIGAPLPLVLGIMAGLFNFIPILGPVLAFGPGVLVAFTDSPQTAVYAGLVYFLVQELEGHAITPLAQRWAVRLPPAVGLFAVLTFAMLFGFFGVLFGMPLAVVVMVLVRKLYVRDALEDAPPPPRRNRRPRT, from the coding sequence ATGAGTGAAGCCGCGATCTCCCACCGTGGGCCACCCAGCCTTGGGCGTTTCGCCGCGTATGTGGGCGTGACGTGTGCGATTGTCGCGCTCTTCGCGTTGAGCTGGATGCTGCGCGACGTGTGCCTGATTGCGTTTGGCGCGCTCGTTTTTGCCGTGGCCATTCGGGCGCTGGCGAGTCCGCTGCACCGGCGGCTGCACGTGCCGGAAGGTCTCTCCGTCGGGATCGTCGTTGTCTTGCTGGTCGCGCTGGCGTTGGGGTTGAGCTGGCTGTTTGGCCGGCAAATCGCGGCGCAGCTCGAAGGGCTTGGTCAACGTCTGCCGCAGGCCGTCACGGATCTGCGCGCGTGGGTGGCGCAGTTGCCGGGCGGCGAGTTTATTTTGTCGCGCGTGTCGAGTGTCACGGACGGTGGCGAGGGCGGCGGGGGTAATGCGCTGGCGGGCGTGCAGAAGTTTCTCGCGCTCGGCGCCACGACGCTCGGCCACGCGGTGATTATGTTTTTCGGCGGGGTGTTCATGGCCGCGAGTCCGGCCGTCTATCGGGACGGCGCGGTGCGCTTGTTTCCGGTGGGTTACCGCAAGAAACTCCACGGCGCGCTGATGGGCAGCGGAGAGGCGTTGCGCAAATGGCTGGTCGGCCAGCTCGTGTCGATGATCTGTGTCGGCACGTTGACGGGCGTGGGTTTGGCGGTGATCGGTGCGCCGCTGCCGCTCGTGCTGGGCATCATGGCGGGGCTGTTCAACTTCATCCCGATTCTGGGGCCGGTGCTGGCGTTTGGGCCGGGCGTGCTGGTGGCGTTTACGGACAGCCCGCAAACCGCGGTCTACGCGGGGCTCGTCTATTTTCTCGTGCAAGAGCTGGAAGGCCACGCGATCACGCCGCTCGCGCAACGCTGGGCGGTGCGGTTGCCGCCGGCGGTGGGCTTGTTTGCGGTGCTGACCTTCGCGATGTTGTTCGGCTTCTTCGGCGTGCTTTTCGGAATGCCGCTCGCGGTCGTCGTGATGGTGCTCGTGCGCAAACTTTATGTCCGCGACGCCTTGGAGGATGCGCCGCCACCGCCGCGGCGCAACCGGCGGCCGCGAACGTAG
- a CDS encoding PIG-L deacetylase family protein codes for MNIIFFGAHPDDLEILCAGTIAACVARGHTVWMAVATNGNVGSPTLTNAEIAATRHAEAEAAAKTLGAAGLIWMNENDEFLFDDERTRLKFVDAVRQAKADVIVTHNPNDYHPDHIACSKLASDARILSAVRLIPTAHPHLAKSPELFHMDSIAGLRFEPQFFVDVSPHFELKQRAVQCHHSQNAWLKAIFNTDLSHHVQVQSAFRGLQCGVAYAEAFVQPVYWPRTAISLPFLTR; via the coding sequence ATGAACATCATCTTTTTCGGGGCTCACCCCGACGACCTCGAAATCCTTTGCGCCGGCACCATCGCCGCCTGCGTCGCCCGCGGCCACACCGTTTGGATGGCCGTCGCCACCAACGGCAATGTCGGCAGCCCCACGCTCACCAACGCCGAGATCGCCGCCACCCGCCACGCCGAAGCCGAAGCCGCCGCCAAAACCCTCGGCGCCGCCGGCCTCATCTGGATGAATGAGAACGACGAGTTTCTCTTCGACGACGAACGCACCCGCCTGAAATTCGTCGACGCCGTGCGCCAGGCAAAGGCCGACGTGATCGTCACGCATAACCCCAACGACTATCACCCCGACCACATCGCGTGCTCCAAACTCGCCTCCGATGCGCGCATCCTTTCCGCCGTGCGCCTCATCCCGACCGCGCATCCGCATCTCGCGAAATCTCCCGAACTGTTCCACATGGATTCGATTGCCGGCCTCCGGTTCGAACCCCAGTTCTTCGTCGACGTGTCGCCCCACTTCGAGCTGAAGCAGCGCGCCGTGCAGTGCCACCACAGCCAGAACGCCTGGCTGAAGGCCATCTTCAACACCGACCTCTCGCACCACGTGCAAGTGCAGTCCGCTTTCCGCGGCTTGCAGTGCGGCGTCGCCTACGCCGAAGCATTCGTGCAACCGGTCTACTGGCCCCGCACCGCCATCTCGCTGCCGTTTCTGACCCGCTGA
- a CDS encoding phytanoyl-CoA dioxygenase family protein, with product MTASIASAAPSATQRFHFDTQGYLVVEDFLAPDHVQRLRSALAGAIERRRRDLPAGWKAVWPPRNRHDLTQVHGAKSTRILNILEDDPLFLELLTWPALVPFVHAFCNPQPHYHASDAIVEDAADFAHRADGWHIDGSDNGYRNLGGAIPLLQLKVGYYLTDMTEPFRGNLTLVPGSHLSRAELGLEDRRRREFFPGAKQICAPAGSLILFHNAIWHTASPYADGAPGRQMLYYAYEHPWMMASTAHWGYSKAFYNDRLTPEQRGYFHGFVFDPPELR from the coding sequence ATGACTGCATCAATCGCCTCGGCCGCCCCGTCGGCCACGCAGCGCTTCCATTTCGACACGCAAGGCTACCTCGTCGTGGAAGATTTCCTCGCGCCGGATCATGTGCAGCGGCTGCGGTCGGCGCTGGCCGGCGCGATCGAGCGCCGCCGGCGTGATCTGCCCGCCGGTTGGAAAGCCGTGTGGCCGCCGCGCAACCGGCACGATCTCACGCAGGTGCACGGTGCGAAGAGCACGCGCATCCTCAATATTCTGGAGGATGATCCGCTTTTTCTGGAGCTGCTCACGTGGCCGGCGCTGGTGCCTTTTGTTCACGCGTTCTGCAACCCGCAGCCGCACTACCACGCGTCCGATGCGATTGTGGAGGACGCCGCGGATTTCGCGCACCGCGCCGACGGCTGGCATATCGACGGGAGCGACAACGGTTATCGCAACCTCGGCGGAGCGATTCCGCTGCTGCAACTCAAAGTGGGCTATTATCTCACGGACATGACGGAGCCGTTTCGCGGCAATCTGACGCTCGTGCCCGGAAGTCATCTCTCGCGGGCGGAACTTGGGTTGGAGGACCGGCGGCGGCGCGAGTTTTTTCCGGGCGCGAAACAAATCTGTGCGCCGGCGGGCAGCTTGATTTTATTTCACAACGCGATCTGGCACACCGCGTCGCCTTATGCGGACGGGGCGCCCGGCCGGCAGATGCTCTATTACGCCTACGAGCACCCGTGGATGATGGCGTCGACGGCGCACTGGGGCTATAGCAAGGCGTTCTACAACGACCGGCTCACGCCGGAGCAGCGGGGGTATTTCCACGGCTTCGTTTTCGACCCGCCAGAGCTGCGGTGA
- a CDS encoding Ig-like domain-containing protein: protein MAFTTMNLQLSAREWPRVLGVLLLLTVSRAFAADAPAAPTNDPDAIVSSSPMTVEAEDGTGVHGQLVVDPQVVGSDSGNNLIYTITTQPKHGQVGLAGADDDADFFQTKTSRYGYFAYRPNGVYVGEDSFGYTVRNETSGLVYENKVVISVSAPPPTMLDKFEVDAARVRLMNVRNVSLTTHPNTPVTQKLPSHEDFMSETDRSGLAAPKVLYRIDEKAKPKHGTAKLNPTTGELTYAPNPGFIGDDHFKYYTVDENNPQLGVENGIAVSVEPIRHFKHMTVDRSRSREVDLVFVINNSPSMAAHQERIAANLARFRQLFDKHDLDYRIGVLTTDFVDVDPDLPASRQHLYKEVRSIELDAAGQPVVDRRGRPKKIYKQVASNGNLVTLPALPQPWVTPKTPNPLFAELVKVGTNGDSNRTAFTAVYNFVANYYNKQQTFLRPDATTVVVFFMDEEETRMAVWKDQKNGPPKAEWIEDGKLPALLKEYNERNPQKRQTLDGYINYWVLRPFIIAKGNKRGKLEIDAVVEPNNISHRRAAELTGGTVLNIESDFSAPLAALGDRIADTVAVALDPVDPGATLYQKSIRVLVDGKEVPPDPKNGWIYDELTNSIRFQGTAKKTAFLAKIDVSYEEHMR from the coding sequence ATGGCCTTCACTACTATGAACCTTCAACTCTCTGCCCGTGAGTGGCCGCGCGTTCTCGGCGTGCTGTTATTATTGACCGTATCGCGCGCCTTCGCGGCCGACGCCCCGGCCGCCCCGACGAACGACCCCGATGCCATCGTTTCCTCCAGCCCGATGACCGTCGAAGCGGAAGACGGCACCGGCGTGCACGGACAACTCGTAGTCGATCCGCAGGTGGTCGGCTCCGACTCGGGCAACAACCTCATCTACACGATCACCACCCAGCCGAAACATGGCCAAGTCGGCCTGGCCGGCGCCGATGACGACGCGGACTTCTTCCAAACCAAGACTTCCCGCTACGGCTATTTCGCTTACCGCCCCAACGGCGTTTACGTCGGCGAAGACTCCTTTGGTTACACGGTGCGCAACGAAACCTCCGGTCTCGTTTACGAAAACAAGGTCGTGATCAGCGTCAGCGCACCTCCGCCCACGATGCTCGACAAATTCGAAGTCGACGCCGCCCGCGTGCGCCTGATGAACGTCCGGAACGTCTCGCTCACGACCCATCCGAACACCCCCGTCACGCAGAAACTTCCGAGCCACGAGGACTTCATGTCCGAAACCGACCGCTCCGGCCTCGCCGCGCCGAAGGTGTTGTATCGGATCGATGAGAAGGCCAAGCCCAAGCACGGCACCGCCAAACTCAACCCCACAACCGGCGAACTCACTTACGCACCGAATCCCGGCTTCATCGGCGACGATCACTTCAAATATTACACAGTCGACGAAAACAATCCACAGCTCGGCGTGGAGAACGGCATCGCGGTCAGCGTGGAGCCGATCCGGCACTTCAAACACATGACCGTCGACCGCTCGCGCAGCCGCGAGGTCGATCTGGTTTTCGTCATCAACAACTCGCCGTCCATGGCGGCGCACCAGGAACGCATCGCCGCCAATCTCGCGCGCTTCCGCCAGCTCTTCGACAAACACGACCTCGATTACCGCATCGGCGTGCTCACGACCGATTTCGTCGACGTCGATCCCGATCTGCCGGCCTCGCGCCAGCATCTTTATAAGGAGGTCCGCTCGATCGAACTCGATGCCGCCGGTCAACCGGTGGTCGATCGGCGCGGTCGTCCGAAAAAAATCTACAAGCAGGTCGCCAGCAACGGCAACCTCGTGACGCTTCCCGCGCTTCCGCAACCCTGGGTCACCCCGAAGACGCCGAACCCCCTGTTCGCCGAACTCGTCAAAGTCGGCACCAACGGCGACAGCAACCGCACCGCGTTCACGGCCGTTTACAACTTCGTCGCCAATTACTATAACAAACAGCAAACCTTCCTTCGCCCCGACGCCACCACGGTCGTCGTGTTCTTCATGGACGAGGAGGAAACGCGCATGGCGGTCTGGAAAGACCAGAAGAATGGCCCGCCCAAAGCCGAGTGGATCGAAGACGGCAAACTCCCCGCCCTCTTGAAAGAATACAACGAGCGCAATCCGCAGAAGCGCCAGACACTCGACGGTTACATCAATTACTGGGTCCTGCGCCCCTTCATCATCGCGAAGGGCAACAAGCGCGGAAAGCTTGAGATCGATGCCGTGGTGGAGCCCAACAACATCTCACATCGGCGCGCCGCCGAGTTGACGGGCGGTACGGTGCTCAACATCGAGAGCGACTTCTCCGCACCCCTCGCGGCCCTCGGCGATCGCATTGCTGACACGGTGGCCGTGGCGCTCGATCCGGTCGACCCCGGCGCCACGCTTTATCAAAAAAGCATTCGCGTGCTCGTCGACGGCAAGGAAGTGCCCCCCGACCCGAAGAACGGTTGGATCTACGATGAGCTGACCAACAGCATCCGGTTCCAAGGCACCGCGAAAAAAACCGCGTTCCTCGCGAAGATCGACGTCAGCTACGAAGAACACATGCGCTGA
- a CDS encoding cupredoxin domain-containing protein, whose protein sequence is MLVISKPPSNNGVLLRFIIAWVAAVAWPAALFGAPARSAPAASERATHIVTIENMTFSPAILRVQPGDTVIFENHDLVPHTATAREKGKFDSGLIKAGESWSLTLPSAGSFPYSCSFHPTMSGELVVENAVPSKASPALRGK, encoded by the coding sequence ATGCTCGTCATCTCCAAGCCGCCCTCAAATAACGGCGTGTTGTTGCGTTTCATCATCGCATGGGTCGCCGCGGTCGCGTGGCCGGCGGCGCTTTTTGGCGCTCCGGCTCGCAGCGCACCCGCCGCGTCCGAGCGGGCAACCCACATCGTGACGATCGAGAATATGACGTTCTCGCCGGCCATACTTCGGGTTCAGCCGGGTGACACGGTGATCTTCGAAAATCACGACTTGGTGCCGCACACGGCGACGGCTCGAGAAAAAGGGAAATTCGATTCCGGCCTCATTAAAGCCGGCGAATCATGGTCCCTCACTCTGCCGAGCGCCGGCTCGTTTCCTTACAGCTGCAGCTTTCATCCGACGATGTCAGGCGAGCTCGTCGTCGAAAACGCGGTTCCGTCCAAGGCCTCTCCCGCACTTCGCGGAAAGTAA
- a CDS encoding sigma-70 family RNA polymerase sigma factor → MSHLAQQALPLRPITGLAPEMSDAAAVRGVIAGSREMFEVIVRRYNAQLYRVGMAYLRDHAAAEDAMQNAYLKAFLHLRHFNAQAAFGTWLTRIMINECLMILRRKKRSMMETIDDSEARPGRQLRAMVAPDALANHELKSLLEDAIKTLPRVHRAVYLMREVQELSTKETAQCLSLSPTNVKVILHRAREGLKSQLMKSAAGVELFDYTAVYCDPMTSRVMSAIRSV, encoded by the coding sequence ATGAGCCATCTTGCGCAACAAGCACTCCCTCTGCGGCCGATAACCGGCTTGGCGCCCGAAATGAGCGACGCTGCCGCAGTCCGTGGTGTCATTGCGGGGAGTCGCGAAATGTTTGAGGTGATTGTGCGCCGATATAACGCCCAGCTCTACCGCGTCGGAATGGCCTATCTCCGCGATCACGCCGCCGCGGAGGACGCGATGCAGAACGCCTATCTAAAAGCCTTTTTGCACCTGCGGCACTTCAATGCCCAGGCGGCGTTTGGCACTTGGCTCACGCGCATCATGATCAACGAGTGCCTGATGATTTTACGCCGAAAGAAACGTTCTATGATGGAGACAATCGACGACTCTGAGGCGCGGCCTGGCCGGCAGTTACGCGCGATGGTGGCGCCTGATGCGCTCGCCAATCACGAGCTCAAGAGCCTCCTCGAGGACGCGATCAAAACCCTGCCGCGCGTTCATCGCGCGGTATATCTAATGAGGGAGGTGCAAGAGCTCTCCACAAAGGAGACGGCTCAGTGCCTGTCTCTCTCGCCCACGAATGTGAAAGTCATCCTTCATCGCGCGCGAGAAGGTTTGAAATCTCAGCTGATGAAGAGTGCCGCAGGCGTTGAGTTGTTTGACTACACGGCCGTCTATTGCGATCCGATGACGAGTCGCGTGATGAGCGCGATTCGGTCGGTATGA
- a CDS encoding isocitrate lyase/PEP mutase family protein produces MAHQDSEQAVHARAFSALHVKGNPVVLYNIWDAGSAKAVRAAGAKAIATGSRSVAAAQGFEDGEKVPLELVVTLLKRIVASVDVPVTLDFEGGYGRAAETVQENVARVVGAGAVGINFEDQIVGGTGLYSIEEQSARVRAARAGADAAGVRAFLNARIDLFLKNPPEAHNDALVAEALQRGEAYAAAGADGLFYPGLVDPRLIGVVCARAPRPVNILAKPGAPSKAELAQLGVARISHGPFPYNAMAAALQEAAKKVLAE; encoded by the coding sequence ATGGCACATCAAGATTCCGAACAGGCGGTTCACGCGCGGGCCTTTTCCGCACTTCATGTGAAGGGAAATCCCGTCGTGCTCTACAATATCTGGGATGCCGGTTCCGCCAAAGCGGTGCGGGCCGCGGGAGCGAAAGCGATTGCGACGGGGAGCAGGTCAGTGGCCGCCGCGCAAGGGTTTGAGGACGGCGAGAAGGTGCCGTTGGAGTTGGTCGTAACGCTTTTGAAGCGGATCGTGGCGTCGGTGGATGTGCCGGTGACGCTGGACTTTGAAGGCGGCTACGGACGCGCCGCGGAAACGGTGCAGGAGAATGTGGCGCGCGTCGTCGGCGCGGGCGCCGTGGGCATCAATTTTGAAGACCAGATCGTGGGCGGCACGGGGCTGTATTCGATCGAGGAACAGTCGGCGCGGGTGCGCGCGGCGCGGGCCGGGGCGGATGCGGCGGGGGTGCGCGCGTTTCTCAATGCACGGATTGATTTGTTTCTGAAGAATCCGCCGGAGGCGCACAACGACGCGCTGGTGGCAGAAGCGCTGCAGCGGGGCGAAGCGTATGCGGCGGCGGGTGCCGACGGGTTGTTCTATCCGGGGTTGGTCGATCCGCGCTTGATCGGCGTGGTGTGCGCCCGCGCACCGCGGCCGGTGAATATCTTGGCGAAACCGGGAGCGCCGTCGAAGGCGGAGCTGGCGCAGTTGGGCGTCGCGCGCATCAGTCACGGGCCGTTTCCTTACAACGCGATGGCGGCGGCGTTGCAGGAGGCGGCGAAGAAAGTGCTGGCGGAGTAG
- a CDS encoding transporter substrate-binding domain-containing protein, whose amino-acid sequence MRCFLSVGLGLVALWAGSSLLAAGKHLVVGTHEAPPFVIKDAKDGWSGLSIDLWKQTAEQLGLDYEFREVATPEALIDGIKDGTLDASIAAITVTEERAKKVDFTVPFFNSGLGIVVPASSGGLWQVVKAFFSLDFLKVVAALGLVLLAAGFGVWFFERKRNADQFGGSPARGLAAAFWWAGVTMTTVGYGDKAPQTVGGRVIAMIWMFTGVIMISGFTAQIASSLTVTRLNTEIKGPADLPRFAIITVRDSSAARYLHARNVVPMTSDNVADAVSAVSSGTADACVYDSAILKYELRRHHGLTLLPATFDLSNYAIALPLKSPLRKPMNLAVLNTVQGDVWPVLLRRYLGNDD is encoded by the coding sequence ATGCGGTGCTTCTTGAGCGTGGGTTTAGGGTTGGTCGCTCTTTGGGCGGGCAGCTCGCTGTTGGCCGCGGGCAAGCACCTGGTGGTCGGCACACACGAAGCGCCGCCGTTTGTGATCAAAGATGCGAAAGACGGCTGGTCGGGCCTGTCGATCGATTTGTGGAAGCAAACCGCGGAGCAGCTCGGGCTCGACTATGAGTTTCGCGAAGTCGCGACGCCTGAGGCGCTCATCGATGGCATCAAAGACGGGACGCTCGACGCGTCGATCGCGGCCATCACCGTCACGGAAGAGCGTGCGAAGAAGGTCGATTTCACGGTGCCGTTTTTCAACTCCGGTCTCGGCATCGTCGTGCCCGCGTCCAGCGGCGGCTTGTGGCAGGTGGTGAAGGCGTTCTTCTCACTCGATTTTTTGAAAGTGGTCGCCGCACTCGGACTTGTGCTGCTGGCCGCAGGCTTCGGCGTCTGGTTTTTCGAGCGGAAGCGCAACGCCGATCAGTTCGGCGGCTCGCCGGCGCGGGGTTTGGCGGCGGCGTTTTGGTGGGCCGGGGTCACGATGACGACCGTCGGCTATGGCGACAAAGCCCCGCAGACGGTGGGTGGTCGGGTGATTGCGATGATTTGGATGTTTACCGGGGTGATCATGATCTCCGGTTTCACGGCGCAGATTGCATCGTCGCTCACCGTCACGCGGCTCAACACCGAGATCAAAGGCCCGGCGGACTTGCCGCGTTTCGCGATCATCACCGTGCGGGATTCGAGCGCCGCGCGCTACCTGCACGCGCGCAACGTCGTGCCGATGACGAGCGACAACGTGGCGGATGCTGTGAGCGCGGTGAGCAGCGGCACGGCGGATGCATGTGTTTACGATTCGGCGATCCTGAAATACGAGTTGCGCCGGCACCACGGGTTGACGCTGCTGCCGGCCACGTTTGACCTGAGTAATTACGCGATCGCGCTGCCGCTCAAAAGTCCGCTGCGCAAGCCGATGAATCTCGCCGTCCTCAACACCGTGCAAGGCGACGTGTGGCCCGTCTTGTTACGGCGCTATCTGGGCAACGACGATTGA